A region of Nitrososphaerota archaeon DNA encodes the following proteins:
- a CDS encoding aldehyde ferredoxin oxidoreductase family protein: MKYYGYAGKILRINLTKRDFSIKNLEKDLMVNFLGGRGFNSKRLFDEIPPKIDPLSPENKLIFSTGPLVGTMFPTASRFNVSAKSPQTNILGDSNAGGHFAAEMKYAGYDQIILEGRSKEPIYLYINDDSIEFLDAKHLWGKDVYECDRIIKKDLGDKSIQTVIIGPAAENGVKFAGIFANLIRAAARTGMGTVMASKNLKAIAIKGSKSIEVANPKKFEKIIEEIEEEIYNHPQYWPRRKMGTTRILLPVNAMGFLPTRHFTSTIFEYAENVSGEKLAEEYNIKVRGCFSCILPCSRFYIIKEGKYAGLYGEGPEYEPLSSFTARVGNGDLQVALKAIDMVNKLGLDAITTAECISWAMECYEKGWLKKNDVDGLDLTWGNEEAILKLIEKISKREGFGDILADGVKKAAEKLGIGKEIAMHVKGLEIIQADPRGAKGYGLGYVVASRGADHLRSEPFMELSDDPKKGEKLFGIPEATIRLEYKGKGKLVSYCEDWCAIVDSLEVCKNVAENMEILPFDKAAEVIEAATGLKLNGNDVRKIGERIINIERAFLIREGIRKEHDTLPKRFLEEPIPSGISKGSIFELEKMLNEYYEERKWSKKTGIPLKEKLKELNLENVIEQFEKIGIEME, from the coding sequence ATGAAATATTATGGATATGCAGGAAAAATTCTTAGAATAAATTTAACAAAAAGAGATTTTTCAATAAAAAATTTAGAAAAAGATTTAATGGTAAATTTCTTAGGTGGTAGAGGTTTTAATTCTAAAAGATTATTTGATGAAATTCCTCCAAAAATTGATCCTTTAAGTCCTGAGAATAAATTAATTTTTTCTACTGGTCCACTTGTTGGAACAATGTTTCCTACAGCTTCTAGATTTAATGTAAGTGCAAAATCTCCTCAAACAAATATTTTAGGAGATTCGAATGCAGGTGGACATTTTGCAGCTGAAATGAAATATGCTGGATATGATCAAATCATTTTAGAAGGAAGAAGCAAAGAGCCAATATATTTATACATAAATGATGATAGTATAGAATTTTTAGATGCAAAACATTTATGGGGAAAAGATGTTTATGAATGTGATAGAATTATAAAAAAAGACCTTGGAGATAAAAGTATTCAAACAGTTATTATAGGTCCTGCTGCTGAAAATGGAGTTAAATTTGCTGGAATATTTGCAAATTTAATAAGAGCTGCTGCTAGAACTGGAATGGGTACTGTAATGGCTTCTAAAAATTTAAAAGCTATAGCTATAAAAGGAAGTAAATCTATTGAAGTAGCAAATCCTAAAAAATTTGAAAAAATTATTGAAGAAATAGAAGAAGAAATCTATAATCATCCACAATATTGGCCAAGGAGAAAAATGGGTACTACTAGAATTCTTCTTCCAGTAAATGCAATGGGCTTCCTTCCAACTAGGCATTTTACTTCAACTATTTTTGAATATGCAGAAAATGTAAGTGGAGAAAAACTTGCAGAAGAGTATAATATTAAAGTTAGAGGATGTTTTTCATGCATACTTCCATGTAGTAGATTCTATATTATAAAAGAAGGTAAATATGCTGGTTTATATGGTGAAGGGCCAGAGTATGAACCTTTAAGTTCTTTTACTGCACGTGTAGGAAATGGAGATTTACAAGTTGCTTTAAAAGCAATAGATATGGTAAATAAACTTGGTTTAGATGCAATAACAACAGCAGAATGTATTTCATGGGCAATGGAATGTTATGAAAAAGGATGGCTTAAGAAAAATGATGTGGATGGATTAGATTTAACATGGGGAAATGAAGAAGCTATTTTAAAACTTATAGAAAAAATTAGTAAAAGAGAAGGATTTGGAGATATTTTAGCAGATGGAGTAAAAAAAGCTGCGGAAAAACTTGGAATAGGAAAAGAAATAGCTATGCATGTTAAAGGTTTAGAAATTATACAAGCAGATCCAAGAGGAGCAAAAGGTTATGGATTAGGATATGTTGTAGCAAGTAGAGGAGCAGATCATCTTAGATCAGAACCATTCATGGAATTAAGTGATGATCCAAAGAAGGGAGAAAAACTTTTTGGAATTCCTGAAGCAACAATAAGATTAGAATATAAAGGTAAAGGGAAACTTGTAAGTTATTGTGAAGATTGGTGTGCAATTGTAGATTCTCTTGAAGTATGTAAAAATGTAGCTGAAAATATGGAAATACTGCCTTTTGATAAAGCTGCAGAAGTTATAGAAGCAGCCACTGGTTTAAAATTAAATGGAAATGATGTTAGAAAAATAGGAGAAAGAATAATAAATATTGAAAGGGCATTTCTTATTAGAGAAGGAATTAGAAAAGAGCATGATACTTTACCTAAAAGATTTTTAGAAGAACCTATTCCAAGTGGAATATCTAAAGGATCAATATTTGAACTTGAAAAAATGTTAAATGAATATTATGAAGAAAGGAAATGGAGTAAAAAAACAGGTATTCCTTTAAAAGAAAAATTAAAAGAATTAAATTTAGAAAATGTAATAGAACAATTTGAAAAAATTGGAATAGAAATGGAATAA
- a CDS encoding DUF72 domain-containing protein codes for MTRFLFGTSGWSYKDWIGILYENDNENKLLKYSSIFDTAEIDSTFYSYPSERVIKYLNNYTREDFIFTAKIPKIITHKKKLDINQGIEEDLLKFCDLMKPLQKSEKLGCLLFQLPPKIDLNLDKFEKFLKILPKDFRYAIEFRSEKWLKDEVFKILSDYNIAYTIVDEPLLPPMVKITTDFTYIRWHGRGKKPWYNYHYKEEELKEWVPKIKDLQGKVEKVYGFFNNHFHGYAVHNCLQMLEMLNASTNKQKELKEKLDKYLEFKKEEIYAPKITSFTSAFSKEDLEKMKFNELLGILIDKARMKKISEIVDEDVKILRMENEAIEALVKEYHVKIDLNKKVLLHDCADWSRVSQSKMFCKHLGKLFLLLPKEKAEEILRKIIFNIGEWEFKPYIK; via the coding sequence ATGACTAGATTCTTATTCGGTACTTCAGGATGGAGTTATAAAGATTGGATTGGAATTTTATATGAGAATGATAATGAAAATAAACTTTTAAAATATAGTTCAATATTTGATACTGCAGAAATAGATTCTACTTTTTATTCTTATCCTTCTGAAAGAGTTATTAAATATCTTAATAATTATACAAGAGAAGATTTTATTTTTACTGCAAAAATCCCTAAAATTATAACTCATAAAAAGAAATTGGATATAAATCAAGGTATTGAAGAAGATTTATTAAAATTTTGTGATTTAATGAAACCTCTCCAAAAATCTGAAAAATTAGGTTGCTTACTTTTTCAACTTCCTCCAAAAATTGATTTAAATTTAGATAAATTTGAAAAATTCCTTAAAATATTGCCTAAAGATTTTAGATATGCTATAGAATTTAGAAGTGAAAAATGGCTGAAAGATGAAGTTTTTAAAATTCTAAGTGATTATAATATTGCTTATACTATTGTAGATGAACCTCTTTTACCTCCTATGGTAAAAATTACTACAGATTTTACTTATATTAGATGGCATGGTAGAGGAAAAAAACCATGGTATAATTATCATTATAAAGAAGAGGAATTGAAAGAATGGGTTCCAAAAATAAAAGATTTGCAAGGAAAAGTTGAAAAAGTATATGGTTTCTTTAATAATCATTTTCATGGATATGCTGTTCATAATTGTTTACAAATGTTAGAAATGCTAAATGCTTCAACAAATAAACAAAAAGAATTAAAGGAAAAACTTGATAAATATTTAGAATTTAAAAAAGAAGAAATTTACGCGCCTAAAATAACTTCTTTTACTTCTGCTTTTTCTAAAGAAGATTTAGAAAAAATGAAATTTAATGAATTATTAGGAATATTAATAGATAAAGCTAGAATGAAAAAAATAAGTGAGATAGTGGATGAAGATGTTAAAATATTGCGTATGGAGAATGAAGCAATAGAAGCTTTAGTAAAAGAATATCATGTTAAAATAGATTTAAATAAAAAAGTTTTACTTCATGATTGTGCTGATTGGAGTAGAGTTTCACAATCTAAAATGTTTTGTAAACATTTAGGGAAATTATTCCTTTTATTACCTAAAGAGAAAGCAGAAGAAATTTTAAGAAAAATAATATTTAATATAGGAGAATGGGAATTCAAGCCATACATTAAATAA
- a CDS encoding 4Fe-4S dicluster domain-containing protein, which translates to MKKIFIDAFKCAGCKYCELSCSFYHEGKFNPKLSRIRIFKEDEYGIDNPILCSLCSYCPCINICPTNAFYRNEKGFMEINIEKCIKCYKCIESCFFGAVFLHIEKKIPIVCNLCNGDPQCVKKCPTKAIVFLEPNEFIQKKNYEYSRIVYQDFLNKHGIKIKSD; encoded by the coding sequence ATGAAAAAAATATTTATTGATGCGTTCAAATGTGCTGGTTGCAAATATTGTGAACTTTCATGCTCTTTTTATCATGAAGGAAAATTTAATCCAAAATTATCAAGAATAAGAATTTTTAAAGAAGATGAATATGGAATAGATAATCCAATTTTATGTAGTTTATGCTCATATTGTCCATGTATAAATATTTGCCCAACAAATGCTTTTTATAGAAATGAAAAAGGTTTTATGGAAATAAATATTGAAAAATGTATAAAATGCTATAAATGTATTGAATCATGCTTTTTTGGAGCAGTTTTCCTTCATATAGAGAAAAAAATTCCAATTGTATGCAATTTATGTAATGGAGATCCACAATGTGTTAAAAAATGTCCTACAAAAGCAATTGTTTTTTTAGAACCTAATGAATTTATTCAAAAGAAAAATTATGAATATTCAAGAATTGTTTATCAAGATTTTCTTAATAAACATGGAATAAAGATTAAAAGTGATTAA
- a CDS encoding ABC transporter ATP-binding protein: protein MKDILILENVHKSFNGLKVVKNVSLKIKEKTITGLIGPNGSGKTTLFNLISGIYKIDNGKIFFNGERIDNLKPYEISNKGIIKSFQIPRIFKRLTILENMLIAAENIKGEKILNAFNKNNWIKIEEENIKKALNILEFLELKELKNSLPTKISGGQLKLLEIGRALMCNPRMLLLDELVAGINPLLAEKIFRKIIDLRNMFNITFFIIEHRIEFLFDFAEYIFVMDKGEIIAEGTPKEIINNERVLEAYLGEK from the coding sequence ATGAAAGATATATTAATTTTAGAAAATGTGCATAAAAGCTTTAATGGATTAAAAGTAGTAAAAAATGTATCTCTTAAAATTAAAGAAAAAACAATTACTGGTTTAATAGGACCAAATGGAAGTGGAAAAACAACTTTATTCAATCTTATTTCAGGAATTTATAAAATTGATAATGGAAAAATTTTCTTTAATGGAGAAAGGATAGATAATTTAAAACCGTATGAAATATCTAATAAAGGGATTATTAAAAGCTTTCAAATTCCACGTATTTTTAAAAGATTAACTATACTTGAAAATATGTTAATAGCTGCTGAAAATATTAAAGGAGAAAAAATATTAAATGCTTTTAATAAAAATAATTGGATTAAGATAGAAGAAGAAAATATAAAGAAAGCATTGAATATACTTGAATTTTTAGAATTAAAAGAATTAAAGAATTCTTTACCAACGAAAATTTCTGGAGGACAATTAAAACTTCTTGAAATTGGAAGAGCTTTAATGTGTAATCCTAGAATGCTTTTATTAGATGAATTAGTTGCAGGTATAAATCCATTATTAGCTGAAAAAATATTTAGAAAAATAATCGATTTAAGAAATATGTTTAATATTACTTTCTTTATAATAGAACATAGAATAGAATTTTTATTCGATTTTGCTGAATACATTTTTGTTATGGATAAAGGAGAAATAATTGCTGAAGGTACTCCTAAAGAAATAATAAATAATGAAAGAGTATTAGAAGCATATTTAGGAGAAAAATAG
- a CDS encoding branched-chain amino acid ABC transporter permease — protein MIAFLLDTFIWIALYSILALSLSIEYGFTGIVNFGKALFFMIGAYVSAIVTLNGFNYFIGLLFAILFSALIGLISSIPMIKVKEDYFAIITLALSECIRIILKNEYWIAGGPIGLKNIPSAFPLKNLSYEIFLILNLFLVIGILLFFYLILRIIINSPYGRILKAIREDEILTQILGKNTFKYKAQAFIIGSAMAGAAGSFLSQYVGYVSTDLFLSTTTFTIWIMCIIGGPSNINGAIIGAFIMKGIERGTRILKDYTNIPIDPNNFMFIITGILMVLFIMYKPEGILKEKRMKVE, from the coding sequence ATGATAGCATTCCTTTTAGATACTTTTATATGGATTGCTTTATATTCTATTTTAGCTCTTAGCTTAAGTATCGAGTATGGTTTTACTGGAATAGTCAATTTTGGTAAAGCATTATTTTTCATGATTGGAGCATATGTTTCAGCCATTGTAACATTGAATGGATTTAATTATTTTATAGGATTATTATTTGCTATTTTATTTTCAGCTTTAATAGGTTTAATATCTTCTATTCCAATGATTAAAGTTAAAGAAGATTATTTTGCTATTATAACATTAGCTTTAAGCGAATGTATTAGAATAATATTAAAAAATGAATATTGGATTGCTGGAGGACCAATAGGTTTAAAAAATATTCCATCAGCTTTTCCATTAAAAAATTTAAGCTATGAAATATTCTTGATCTTAAATCTATTCTTAGTAATTGGAATATTGCTATTTTTTTATTTAATTTTAAGAATTATAATAAATTCACCCTATGGACGTATATTGAAAGCAATAAGAGAAGATGAAATATTAACTCAAATTCTTGGTAAAAATACTTTCAAGTATAAAGCTCAAGCATTCATTATAGGTTCTGCTATGGCAGGAGCTGCTGGTAGCTTTTTATCACAATATGTTGGATATGTAAGCACAGATTTATTTTTATCAACTACAACTTTCACTATATGGATAATGTGTATCATAGGTGGGCCATCAAATATTAATGGAGCTATAATTGGAGCTTTTATTATGAAAGGAATTGAGAGAGGAACGAGAATATTGAAAGATTATACAAATATACCAATCGATCCGAATAATTTTATGTTTATAATAACAGGTATTTTAATGGTTCTATTCATTATGTATAAACCTGAGGGTATATTAAAAGAGAAAAGAATGAAGGTTGAATAA
- a CDS encoding PQQ-binding-like beta-propeller repeat protein, which translates to MKLKINIILIFLLLLNLFIIFPECKEESEHPWPMFKHDPQHTGRVPYPGIQNPILKWKLRAEKVISTSSPSISKDGTIYIGIDNYLYALNSDGTLKWKFQAERWVDCSPAIGPDGTIYFGSDDGYFYALNSDGTLKWKFKTGREIFSSSAISSDGTIYFGSFDCYFYALNPDGTLKWKFMARGMIVSSSIVIGPDRTIYFRDWEKYFYAIGDASTQPSSIIDISLLIIIITIIIFITILILNILKKKRIIKE; encoded by the coding sequence ATGAAATTAAAAATTAATATTATTTTAATTTTTCTTTTATTATTAAATTTATTTATTATTTTTCCAGAATGTAAAGAAGAATCTGAACATCCTTGGCCAATGTTTAAGCACGATCCTCAACATACTGGAAGAGTTCCATATCCTGGAATTCAAAATCCAATATTAAAATGGAAACTTAGAGCAGAGAAAGTAATTTCTACATCTTCTCCTTCTATTAGTAAGGATGGCACAATATATATTGGTATTGATAATTATCTCTATGCTTTAAATTCTGATGGTACTTTAAAATGGAAGTTCCAAGCTGAAAGATGGGTTGATTGTTCTCCTGCTATAGGACCTGATGGTACAATATATTTTGGCTCTGATGATGGATATTTCTATGCTTTAAATTCTGATGGTACTTTAAAATGGAAATTTAAAACTGGAAGAGAGATTTTCTCTTCTTCTGCTATAAGTTCTGATGGAACAATATACTTCGGCAGTTTTGATTGTTATTTTTATGCATTAAATCCAGATGGTACTTTAAAATGGAAATTTATGGCAAGAGGCATGATTGTTTCTTCATCCATAGTTATAGGACCAGATAGAACAATATACTTTAGAGATTGGGAAAAATACTTCTATGCTATTGGAGATGCTTCAACTCAACCTTCTTCAATTATAGATATTTCACTTTTAATAATAATTATAACAATTATTATATTTATTACGATTCTAATATTAAATATTTTAAAGAAAAAGAGAATAATTAAAGAATAA
- a CDS encoding branched-chain amino acid ABC transporter permease, translating to MDIASINFLQIFFNGLITGSIYFLAALGLSLTYSLLNFPNISHAEFLAFGAYAAYFSLELIGNNFLLAIIIAFILTGLLGIFSYLIVFKPLSKRGSTSMHLAIASLGYGLFLRYSMYQVYGRESLTYKIWFNAFNIGPLRVTSLWILTIVTSLILVFSLHLFLKKTLIGKAMRALSNNQILAMVCGIDKEKILLLVWFIGAGLAGIGGVFKAGDTRITPILGWDLMIPIFAVVILGGIKNLYAIIASAYIIGLIENFSIILLTMLNLSTEYKVIIAFIILIAILLFKPYGLLTKKSD from the coding sequence ATGGATATAGCATCGATAAACTTCCTACAAATTTTTTTTAATGGATTAATAACTGGAAGTATATACTTTTTAGCTGCTTTAGGGCTTTCTTTAACATATAGCTTGCTTAATTTCCCAAATATTTCACATGCAGAATTTCTTGCATTTGGAGCATATGCTGCATATTTTTCTCTTGAATTAATTGGAAATAATTTTCTTCTAGCAATCATAATAGCTTTTATTTTAACAGGATTGCTTGGAATATTTTCATATTTGATTGTTTTTAAACCCTTATCTAAAAGAGGAAGTACTTCAATGCATCTTGCAATTGCTTCTTTAGGATATGGCTTATTCCTTAGATACTCAATGTATCAAGTTTATGGAAGAGAATCATTAACATATAAAATATGGTTTAATGCTTTTAATATAGGTCCATTACGTGTAACATCTTTATGGATTTTAACAATAGTAACATCTTTAATCCTTGTATTTTCATTACATTTATTTTTAAAGAAAACATTAATTGGAAAAGCAATGAGAGCTTTATCAAATAATCAAATTTTAGCAATGGTTTGTGGAATAGATAAAGAGAAAATTCTATTGCTAGTATGGTTTATTGGAGCTGGATTAGCAGGAATTGGAGGAGTTTTTAAAGCTGGAGATACTAGAATAACTCCTATTCTTGGATGGGATTTAATGATTCCAATTTTTGCAGTAGTTATTTTAGGTGGGATAAAAAATCTATATGCTATAATAGCTTCAGCTTATATTATAGGTTTAATAGAAAATTTTTCAATAATATTATTGACAATGTTAAATTTATCAACTGAATATAAAGTAATAATAGCTTTTATAATCTTAATAGCTATACTCCTTTTTAAGCCATATGGATTACTTACAAAGAAAAGTGATTAA
- a CDS encoding ABC transporter ATP-binding protein yields MEILKTINVSAGYEEIIVIENISINVCKGEIVFLLGPNGAGKTTLIKSIVGIAKIFNGEIFFNGKNITNISLNKIIKEGIGYVPQLDNVFTDLTVKENLEIGAYILKDRKKFEDLLNNVFNIFPELSNLRNKKVETLSGGERQMLALARAMIIEPKLLILDEPTANLAPKILKDFYKKITELNEKYNISFLIVEQNVRKALEIASRIYVLVSGKCVLEAEKGEIKEENIKEVFLRRNINYSSK; encoded by the coding sequence ATGGAAATACTAAAAACAATAAATGTTTCAGCAGGATATGAAGAAATAATAGTAATAGAAAATATTTCAATAAATGTTTGTAAAGGAGAAATAGTATTTCTTCTTGGACCAAATGGAGCAGGGAAAACTACATTAATAAAAAGCATTGTTGGAATAGCTAAAATATTTAATGGAGAAATTTTCTTTAATGGAAAAAATATAACAAATATTAGTTTAAATAAAATTATAAAAGAAGGGATTGGTTATGTGCCTCAATTGGATAATGTATTCACAGATTTAACAGTAAAGGAAAATTTAGAAATTGGAGCATATATTTTAAAAGATAGAAAAAAATTTGAAGATTTATTGAATAATGTATTTAATATTTTTCCAGAATTAAGCAATTTAAGAAACAAGAAAGTAGAAACATTAAGTGGAGGAGAAAGACAAATGCTTGCACTTGCAAGAGCAATGATTATCGAGCCAAAATTATTAATATTGGATGAACCTACAGCTAATTTAGCTCCAAAAATTTTAAAAGATTTTTATAAAAAAATAACTGAATTGAATGAAAAGTATAATATTTCTTTTCTTATAGTTGAACAAAATGTAAGGAAAGCTTTAGAAATAGCTTCAAGAATATACGTATTGGTTTCTGGAAAATGTGTACTTGAAGCAGAAAAAGGAGAAATAAAAGAAGAAAATATAAAGGAAGTATTCTTAAGAAGAAATATAAATTATTCTTCTAAATAG
- a CDS encoding ABC transporter substrate-binding protein, with protein MFSKKENIKILAIALIFFILGILIGYYAILQQTTYFLPKEIGEIKIGVMLPLSGELGPIGSKMLNGAILAAKIINDTGGINGKFIKIVAEDTLALPEKAIEAAKKLIEIEGVKVIIGPATSTEVLAISKYVNDREVVLISMSATAAKISELGNDYVFRVIASDAMQTKAIASIIEKKGYKRIVTFVVANDYGIGLEEGLKKLLGERIALSIRYDPAKGDYRTELMQVASINPEAIFYALWVESGKIVFKQALDMGLENIPTLGGEGMADVAFFEDEKAAEYILKTGLMGTKPSSPKGTLGYSIFYEEYKKYFKEEPSLFCDYTYDATMLAALSIAKASSYNGYEIKKALEVVSKYYVGATGHKAFDENGDVILVDYEIWKVSKIDGKYSFDTIGSWNIVQGLIMKEGIGEES; from the coding sequence ATGTTTTCTAAAAAAGAAAATATAAAAATATTAGCAATTGCTTTGATTTTCTTTATACTAGGAATTCTAATAGGATATTATGCTATTTTACAGCAAACTACATATTTTTTACCTAAGGAAATTGGAGAAATAAAGATAGGTGTAATGCTTCCATTAAGTGGCGAACTTGGACCTATTGGAAGTAAAATGCTTAATGGAGCAATATTAGCAGCTAAAATAATAAATGATACAGGAGGAATAAATGGAAAATTCATTAAAATAGTTGCAGAAGATACTTTAGCTCTTCCAGAAAAAGCAATAGAAGCAGCTAAAAAGCTTATAGAAATAGAAGGAGTAAAAGTAATAATTGGTCCTGCAACAAGTACTGAAGTATTAGCTATTTCAAAATATGTTAATGATAGAGAAGTAGTATTAATTTCAATGTCTGCTACAGCTGCAAAAATAAGTGAACTTGGAAATGATTATGTATTTAGAGTTATTGCAAGTGATGCTATGCAAACTAAAGCAATAGCAAGTATAATAGAAAAGAAAGGATATAAGAGGATTGTAACATTTGTTGTTGCAAATGATTATGGCATAGGTCTTGAAGAAGGATTGAAAAAATTGCTTGGAGAAAGAATTGCTTTAAGCATTAGATATGATCCAGCAAAAGGAGATTATAGAACAGAATTAATGCAAGTAGCTTCAATTAATCCTGAAGCAATTTTCTATGCTTTATGGGTTGAGAGTGGGAAAATTGTTTTCAAACAAGCTCTTGATATGGGTTTAGAAAATATACCTACACTTGGAGGTGAAGGAATGGCTGATGTAGCTTTCTTTGAAGATGAAAAAGCTGCTGAATATATTTTAAAAACTGGTTTAATGGGAACTAAACCTTCTTCTCCTAAAGGAACACTTGGATACAGTATATTCTATGAAGAATATAAGAAATACTTTAAAGAAGAACCTAGTTTATTCTGCGATTATACTTATGATGCTACAATGCTTGCAGCATTATCTATTGCTAAAGCAAGTTCTTATAATGGATATGAAATCAAGAAAGCTTTAGAAGTTGTATCAAAATATTACGTAGGTGCTACTGGACATAAAGCATTTGATGAAAATGGAGATGTAATTCTTGTAGACTATGAAATATGGAAAGTTTCTAAGATTGATGGAAAATATTCTTTTGATACAATTGGTTCATGGAATATTGTACAAGGATTAATAATGAAGGAAGGGATAGGTGAAGAATCTTAA
- a CDS encoding NEW3 domain-containing protein, which translates to MRAINFITIALILILPFTIFGNGLLKNHNTIILNEENEEFVFHSTYSGLILEAGSSVTIPLIVTNNMNGTLNIAFSIASGPNWDAKFKYKGYVLKSIYLLPKETISIDFSFTAPANASQGNYEYVLLASTIDGKIKKEIKISIDLKAKEVVATKAGEVKLSTLYPVLEGTAGSTFQFRVTLSYDGSEERIFNLVANAPPGWITEIRPAYESKKISSIQLSGYSSRDLEISVTAPEITKEGNYTIRFSAYSENIGNSIDLKVVIIGTYKISMKTSTGRLNIGTIAGEKSYLSLIIKNEGTANIKRVTFSSIKPEAWKIVFDPDEISNLAPGESREISVEVISPSNTIPGDYSITLRANYEYGTKELDIRVTVSSPPLWGWIGIGIVFAIIAGLLFIFFKFGRR; encoded by the coding sequence ATGAGAGCAATAAATTTCATAACTATTGCTCTCATTTTAATATTGCCTTTTACAATTTTTGGAAATGGATTATTAAAAAACCATAATACAATAATTTTAAATGAAGAAAATGAAGAATTTGTTTTCCATTCTACATATAGCGGCTTAATTTTAGAAGCTGGAAGCAGTGTTACTATACCATTGATTGTTACAAATAACATGAATGGAACTTTGAATATTGCTTTTTCAATAGCTTCAGGTCCAAACTGGGATGCAAAATTTAAATATAAAGGATATGTATTAAAAAGCATATACTTATTGCCTAAAGAAACAATATCTATAGATTTTAGCTTTACAGCACCAGCAAATGCATCTCAAGGAAATTATGAATATGTTTTATTAGCTTCTACAATTGATGGAAAAATAAAAAAGGAAATTAAAATTTCAATAGATTTAAAAGCTAAAGAAGTAGTTGCAACTAAAGCTGGTGAAGTAAAACTTTCAACTTTATATCCTGTGCTTGAAGGAACAGCCGGATCAACTTTTCAATTTAGAGTTACATTAAGTTATGATGGAAGTGAAGAAAGGATATTCAATTTAGTAGCAAATGCCCCTCCTGGATGGATTACAGAAATTAGACCAGCATACGAATCAAAGAAAATATCAAGTATACAATTAAGTGGATATAGTAGTAGAGATTTGGAAATAAGTGTTACTGCTCCTGAAATTACAAAAGAAGGGAATTATACAATAAGATTTTCTGCATATTCAGAAAATATTGGTAATTCTATAGATTTGAAAGTTGTAATAATTGGAACATATAAAATAAGCATGAAAACTTCAACTGGAAGATTGAATATTGGAACAATTGCTGGAGAAAAAAGCTATTTATCACTTATAATTAAAAATGAAGGAACAGCAAATATTAAAAGAGTAACTTTTTCATCTATTAAACCTGAAGCATGGAAAATAGTTTTTGATCCAGATGAAATAAGCAATTTAGCTCCTGGAGAAAGTAGAGAAATATCTGTAGAAGTAATTTCCCCAAGCAATACTATACCTGGAGATTATTCAATAACTTTAAGAGCAAATTATGAATATGGAACAAAAGAATTAGATATTAGAGTAACAGTTTCATCTCCTCCATTATGGGGATGGATTGGAATAGGAATAGTATTTGCAATAATTGCAGGATTATTATTCATTTTCTTTAAATTTGGAAGGAGATGA
- a CDS encoding TIGR04076 family protein has protein sequence MRKLIVKVKEIKGKCDIMKIGDYFILDGGKLIIPEKNKHVCIYALSSLLPLLPAKQRNIVEPEDWLPRTNLVECPDPNGRVIWEISYLEE, from the coding sequence ATGAGGAAATTAATTGTTAAAGTAAAAGAAATTAAAGGGAAATGCGATATAATGAAAATAGGAGATTATTTTATATTAGATGGAGGCAAGCTTATAATTCCAGAAAAGAATAAGCATGTATGCATATATGCTTTATCAAGCCTTTTACCTTTATTACCAGCTAAACAAAGGAATATAGTTGAACCTGAAGATTGGCTTCCAAGAACAAACCTTGTTGAGTGCCCTGACCCTAATGGAAGAGTCATATGGGAAATATCCTATTTAGAAGAATAA